The genomic region CGAGCAGCCGGCCGGCGCGATCGATCTCGACCTGCCGCCCCAGGGCAACGCGTAAGGACGCCGGCCGCGCGGCTCAGCCGCCGTCCGCCGCCAGCCAGAGCGGATCCTCCAGGGCTTCGGTGATGAAGGCCTCGTGGCGCGCGCGCTCCTCGGGGCTCGGCGCGTGCGGGCGCGGCGGGCGGACGGCGCGCGGCGCATCGCCCGGCGGGGCCGTGCCCGGCCCGGCCTCGCCCGGATCCCCCGCCAGCAGATCGAGCCCCGCCTGCCGGCCGCCCTTGAGCTCGAGATAGACGGCGGCGAGCAGCCGGCAGTCGACGAGCGCGTCATGCCGGTCGCGTTCGCTCAGATCGATGCCGAAGCGCCGGCACAGATGGTCGAGGCTGTTGCGCTGGCCGGGAAAGCGCTGGCGTGCGATCGCGAGGGTGTCGATGAAGCGGTCGGCCGGCAGCGGGTCGCGGCCGATGCGCATGAGCTCCGCATTGAGGAAGCCCCGGTCGAATTCGGCGTTGTGGGCCACGAGCGGCGCATCGCCGATGAAGGCGAGGAACTCGTCGACGATGGCGGCGAACACCGGCTGGTCGCGCAGCATCTCGTCGGTGATCCCGTGGACCGCGGCCGCGCCGGGATCGACGGGGCGCTCGGGGTTGACGAGGCGGTTGAAGCTGCGGCCCGTGGGCATCAGGTCGACGAGCTCGAGCGCGCCGATCTGGATGATCCGGTCGCCCTCCTCGACCCGGGTGCCGGTGGTCTCGACATCGAAGACGATCTCACGCGCCATGGGGATTGCGTCTCCTCGCCCGTCTTCTGAGCTGCAGCCGGCGGCGCGAGCGCTGCGGCCGGCCCTGCTTCAGGAAGCGGCAGATCGCCCGCCATGTCCAGCGTTTTCCGAGCCCGGTGTGCCAGACGAGATCGGCGCGCCGGCGCTTGTCGCGGTCCGGAGTCTGGCGCGCGAGGATCGCCGCCAGCTTCTCCGGCGTCATCTGCGCGCGCGCCAGCGCCCGCCGGCGCTGGACGAAGGCCGGGGCGGTCACCACGGCGATCCAGTCGACCCGGCTCTCGCCGCCCGTCTCGAAGAGCAGCGGGATGTCGAGCACGGCGAGCGGCCGGCGGCGCGCGCGCTGGCGGCGCAGAAAGGCCCGCGAGGCCGCCCGCACCCGCGGGTGCAGAAGGCATTCGAGCCAGCGCCGCTCGGCCGGATCGCCGAAGACCCTGGCGCCGAGGCGCCCGCGGTCGATTCTTCCCTCCCGTACGCAGTCCGGATGGCGCGCGGCGATCGCCCGGCGCACCTCGGGATCGTGCCGGAGCAGCCCGTGGACCGCGCGATCGGACTCGAACACCGGCACGCCGAGGCGGCGCAGCATGCGCCCGGCCTCGGACTTGCCCATGGCGATCGAACCTGTCAGCCCCAGGACCTTCACGTCTGCGCTCCCGCGCGCGCGAGATGGGCTCTCAGCATCGCCTCGCCCCCGGCGATGTCCGCCGGCGGGCGTCCGTAGAAGGCGGCGAAGGCCGGTACCGCCTGGTGCACCAGCATCTTCAGCCCGTCGATGACGGCGAGCCCGCGCGCGCGCGCCTGCCTCACGAGCGCGGTCTCGAGCGGCTGGTAGACGAGATCGAAGACCACGGCGCCTGCGGGCAGCAGGGAGAGATCGAGCGCAAGGGGCGGCATCCCCTTCATGCCGAGACTCGTGGCATTGACCACGAGCTCCGCCGATGCGAGGGCGAAGTTGCGCTCGTGCCAGGCGATCACCTCGATGCGCCGGTCGGCGAGATCGCGGGCGAGCTCCTCGGCCCGCTCGCGATGCCTGTTGGCGATGACGAGCCGGCCGACGCCGGCGTCAAGCAGCGCCACCGCCGCCGCCCGCGCCGCCCCGCCCGCACCGAGAAGCAGCGCCGTGCGGTCCCGCGCATCCGTCACCTCCTCGAGCGCCGCCCGCACGCCCGCGACATCGGTGTTGCGCGCGATCCAGCGCCCGCGCTCGTCGCGCAGGATGAGATTGGCCGCACCCGCGCGCCGGGCCAGCGGATCGATGCGGTCGGCATGGGCGAGCACCGCCGTCTTGTGCGGGATCGTGACATTGGCGCCGACGAAGCCGAGCGCCTTGAGCCCCGTCACCGCCTCGCCGAGCGCATCCGGGGCGACCGCGAGCGCCACGTATTCGCCCGCGATCCCCTCGGCGGCGAGCCAGTGGCGGTGCAGCAGCGGCGACAGCGAATGGCCCACCGGCCAGCCGATGACGGCCGCGATCGGTCCGTAATCTCCGCGCTGCGGGGCCGTCCTCATGACGCGAGCGCCCCGTGCCGGCGCAGCGCGGCGAGCAGCGGCAGCAGGACGAGTCCGCGGATCGTGAAGATGTCGCCCGAGATCCGCTCCATGAGCTGAATGCCGACACCCTCGATCTCGTAGCAGCCGACGCAGGCGGTGAGCGCATCGCCGGCCGCCGCCGCATACCAGGCGAGAAAGTCGTCCGAAAGCTTCCGCATCTGAAGCTCCGCGCGGTCGACGCCGCGCCAGCAGATGGCGCCGTCGCGCGCCAGCACCGTCGCCGTCACCAGCGCATGGCTGCGGCCGGACAGCTCTTTCAGCAGCGCGATGGCGGCCGCCGGGTCGGGCCGCTTGTCGAGAATGCGGCCCTCGAAGACGAGGATCTGGTCGGCCGCGACCACGAAGGCGCCCTCGCGCGCGCGGCCGGCCCCGCATGCCGCCGCGGCCTTCGCCTCGGCGAGCGCAAGCGCGATGCTCGCCGGCTCGTGCCCCTCGAGGCGCCGACGCAGCGCCGCCTCGTCGACCGCCACCGGCGCGACCGTGATCTCGAGCCCCGCCGCCCTCAGCATCTCGGCGCGCGCCCGGCTCGCCGAGGCGAGCAGGACCGGTACGCGCTGAATCGTCTCACGCGCCGCCATCCGGCACCTCCCGCGGCTGCTGCCGCTCGTTCCCGGGCCCGCCGGCCCCGTCCTCGGCCCGCTGCTGCCAGAGCTTGATGATGGCGGCGGCCGTCTCCTCGATCGAGCGGCGCGTGACGTCGATGACGGGAATGCCGCGCGCCGCGCAGTAGCGCCGGCAGGCGCGCACCTCCTCGCGCACGCTTTCCAGATCCGTATAGGCGCCGCCCGCACCCGGCGGCCGGTCGCCCTCCTGCATGCGCTGGCTGCGGATTTCGACCAGCCTCTGGGGACTCGCCGTCAGCCCGACGCGAAGCGCCCGCAAGCCCGGATCGTCGAGCACCGCCGGCATCGGCACCCCGGGCACGAAGGGCACGTTGGCGGTGCGGTAGCCCTTGTTCGCCAGATAGATGCTCGTCGGCGTCTTGGAGGTGCGCGAGACCCCGATGAGGATGATGTCGGCCGTGCTCAGATTGTCCTGGGCAAGCCCGTCGTCATGGGCCATGGTGTAATGCAGCGCCTCGATGCGCCGGAAATAGGCGGCGTCCAGCGCATGCTGGCGCCCCGGCTGGCCCTTCGGCGCACGTCCCAGATGATGCGCCAGCGCCGTGATCACGGGATCGAGCACCGAGACATGGGCAAGCCCCAGGCCGTCCGCCAGGCGCACGAGCTCCGCGCGCACCTCCT from Rhodothalassiaceae bacterium harbors:
- a CDS encoding Maf-like protein, with translation MAARETIQRVPVLLASASRARAEMLRAAGLEITVAPVAVDEAALRRRLEGHEPASIALALAEAKAAAACGAGRAREGAFVVAADQILVFEGRILDKRPDPAAAIALLKELSGRSHALVTATVLARDGAICWRGVDRAELQMRKLSDDFLAWYAAAAGDALTACVGCYEIEGVGIQLMERISGDIFTIRGLVLLPLLAALRRHGALAS
- a CDS encoding putative pyruvate, phosphate dikinase regulatory protein; protein product: MHTFQGARRQRLAKARGRARPLHKMGTSRQTAWRGRLAENCPQVMNRRARAEDDRAGGPVHLHLVSDATGETLEAIATAALVQFEGVEGEKHLWPMVRTPRQMREIFAFIKERPGLILYTLVNEEVRAELVRLADGLGLAHVSVLDPVITALAHHLGRAPKGQPGRQHALDAAYFRRIEALHYTMAHDDGLAQDNLSTADIILIGVSRTSKTPTSIYLANKGYRTANVPFVPGVPMPAVLDDPGLRALRVGLTASPQRLVEIRSQRMQEGDRPPGAGGAYTDLESVREEVRACRRYCAARGIPVIDVTRRSIEETAAAIIKLWQQRAEDGAGGPGNERQQPREVPDGGA
- the coaE gene encoding dephospho-CoA kinase, which codes for MKVLGLTGSIAMGKSEAGRMLRRLGVPVFESDRAVHGLLRHDPEVRRAIAARHPDCVREGRIDRGRLGARVFGDPAERRWLECLLHPRVRAASRAFLRRQRARRRPLAVLDIPLLFETGGESRVDWIAVVTAPAFVQRRRALARAQMTPEKLAAILARQTPDRDKRRRADLVWHTGLGKRWTWRAICRFLKQGRPQRSRRRLQLRRRARRRNPHGA
- a CDS encoding DNA polymerase III subunit epsilon, with the protein product MAREIVFDVETTGTRVEEGDRIIQIGALELVDLMPTGRSFNRLVNPERPVDPGAAAVHGITDEMLRDQPVFAAIVDEFLAFIGDAPLVAHNAEFDRGFLNAELMRIGRDPLPADRFIDTLAIARQRFPGQRNSLDHLCRRFGIDLSERDRHDALVDCRLLAAVYLELKGGRQAGLDLLAGDPGEAGPGTAPPGDAPRAVRPPRPHAPSPEERARHEAFITEALEDPLWLAADGG
- the aroE gene encoding shikimate dehydrogenase (NADP(+)), which codes for MRTAPQRGDYGPIAAVIGWPVGHSLSPLLHRHWLAAEGIAGEYVALAVAPDALGEAVTGLKALGFVGANVTIPHKTAVLAHADRIDPLARRAGAANLILRDERGRWIARNTDVAGVRAALEEVTDARDRTALLLGAGGAARAAAVALLDAGVGRLVIANRHRERAEELARDLADRRIEVIAWHERNFALASAELVVNATSLGMKGMPPLALDLSLLPAGAVVFDLVYQPLETALVRQARARGLAVIDGLKMLVHQAVPAFAAFYGRPPADIAGGEAMLRAHLARAGAQT